One window of the Trifolium pratense cultivar HEN17-A07 linkage group LG2, ARS_RC_1.1, whole genome shotgun sequence genome contains the following:
- the LOC123910282 gene encoding alpha/beta hydrolase domain-containing protein 17C-like: MGNVTASVAAKFAFFPPVPPTYEVVKDNDGVLVFSGITDKNVEVHIVDTKGGNKVVATLWKHPFARFTILYSHGNAADLGQMVDLFIELRAHLRVNIMSYDYSGYGRSTGKPSEFNTYHDIEAVYNLLKTGYGFKQEDLILYGQSVGSGPTLHLASKLQNLRGVVLHSAILSGLRVLYPVKVTFWFDIFKNIDKIRYVNCPVFVIHGTEDEIVDYSHGKRLWELSKEKYDPLWVKGGGHCNLETFPEYIKYMRKFINAMEKINITCQTNKQQLTQNPSITESRHNKCLRFGKK; this comes from the exons ATGGGCAATGTCACAGCATCGGTGGCGGCAAAATTTGCGTTTTTCCCGCCGGTGCCACCAACGTACGAAGTTGTGAAGGACAACGATGGTGTGTTGGTGTTTTCAGGCATAACCGATAAAAACGTGGAGGTTCATATTGTAGACACAAAAGGAGGTAACAAGGTTGTTGCCACATTATGGAAACACCCTTTTGCAAGGTTTACTATATtgtactctcatggtaatgctGCTGATTTGGGTCAAATGGTTGATCTTTTCATTGAACTTAGAGCTCATCTTCGTGTCAATATCATGAG TTATGACTATTCTGGATATGGACGTTCTACAGGTAAG CCATCTGAGTTCAACACGTATCATGACATAGAGGCTGTATATAATTTATTGAAGACTGGATATGGATTTAAGCAAGAAGATTTGATTTTGTATGGTCAATCGGTTGGAAGCGGGCCGACGCTACACTTGGCTTCTAAATTGCAGAATTTAAGAGGTGTTGTACTTCACAGTGCTATTCTTTCGGGATTAAGGGTCTTGTATCCTGTCAAGGTGACATTTTGGTTTGACATATTCAAA AATATTGACAAAATTCGGTATGTCAACTGTCCGGTGTTTGTTATACAT GGAACTGAAGATGAAATTGTTGATTATTCTCATGGAAAACGATTGTGGGAACTATCCAAGGAAAAATACGATCCCTTGTGGGTTAAAGGTGGAGGTCATTGCAACCTTGAAACTTTCCCCGAGTACATCAAGTATATGCGCAAGTTTATTAACGCAATGGAGAAAATTAACATCACttgtcaaacaaacaaacaacaactCACTCAAAATCCTAGTATTACTGAATCTAGACATAACAAATGCTtaagatttggtaaaaaatag
- the LOC123909856 gene encoding two-component response regulator ARR12-like → MVVEDRLVSDDVSGDDFPDGLRVLAVDDDRTCLKLLENLLRKCKYNVTTTTEAVKALEMLRENRNMFDLVISDVNMPEMDGFKLLKQVGLEMDVPFIMLSGNGDKERVMKGVIHGACDYLMKPIRMEELQNIWQHVVRKRKKIESKDQNKDAVAHEEKISNVDGVSDPGTTSENIANKNQIRGPKRKERSEEEEEEEEEEQEEEESEEDNDDENDEQRSTRKKPRFIWDNDLHKQFVSVVSQLGLDKAYPKKILDLMNVEGLTRENVASHLQKYRLSLKRPTKQARVDAALDSHPQMGSVGGFCSLSGSRRILSSTPYASSDIFSRLNTPSRLNLKGINSSAPVLALQSPNFNSFKQRMFSAKESSSFLQGIRTSMSMNQFQQNSYPTGNMKLNPIDDSSAFTASTSFQNIKATVSNANSSLSCIPSNHLLTHNSRLFINHSSVGGAAVKTELFNHATSGSSNSLDYNRLSESWKSSAQFSNFAANSSPLSGNFNNDQMSHNNLKFSSLSAHFRKTPVDFSSTSAVTVPSEEMMQCQDGLLESVVKGACYLQQQNAGSAFNTTLDSLASPNGDNSSMGHSLAQNNSLPTTQMPEVEKFYSDARIESNGDCFFEQMLSLEGFIQSNYASLDDTIS, encoded by the exons ATGGTTGTGGAGGATCGTTTGGTGAGTGATGATGTTTCCGGTGACGATTTTCCTGATGGTCTGCGTGTTCTGGCTGTTGACGATGATCGGACTTGTCTCAAGTTGTTGGAGAATTTGCTTCGCAAATGCAAATATAACG TTACGACAACTACAGAAGCAGTGAAAGCGCTAGAAATGTTGAGGGAAAATAGAAATATGTTTGACCTTGTTATTAGTGATGTAAATATGCCAGAAATGGATGGATTTAAGCTCCTTAAGCAAGTTGGACTTGAAATGGATGTACCATTTATCA TGTTGTCAGGAAATGGTGATAAAGAGAGGGTGATGAAAGGTGTGATACACGGCGCTTGTGACTATCTAATGAAACCGATTCGAATGGAAGAACTTCAGAACATATGGCAACATGTagtgagaaagagaaagaagattGAAAGCAAGGATCAGAATAAAGATGCCGTTGCTCATGAGGAGAAAATCAGCAATGTGGATGGGGTATCTGATCCAGGCACCACATCTGAAAATATTGCTAACAAGAATCAAATCCGAGGACCTAAAAGAAAAGAACGAAgcgaggaagaagaagaagaagaagaagaggagcAGGAGGAGGAGGAATCGGAAGAAGATAATGATGACGAGAATGATGAGCAACGCTCGACTCGGAAGAAACCTCGTTTCATTTGGGATAACGACTTGCATAAACAATTTGTTTCTGTAGTTAGTCAACTAGGACTAGACA AGGCTTATCCTAAGAAAATACTTGACTTAATGAATGTTGAAGGGCTTACAAGGGAAAATGTAGCTAGCCATCTGCAG AAATACAGACTTAGTCTGAAAAGACCAACTAAACAGGCTAGAGTAGATGCTGCACTCGATTCTCACCCACAAATGGGTTCAGTGGGTGGGTTTTGCTCCTTGTCTGGATCAAGAAGAATCTTAAGTAGCACACCATATGCATCTAGCGACATATTTAGTCGGCTAAACACACCATCTAGATTGAACTTGAAAGGAATTAATTCTTCCGCACCAGTCCTTGCGCTTCAATCTCCAAACTTTAACAGTTTCAAGCAGCGGATGTTTTCTGCAAAAGAAAGCTCAAGTTTTTTACAAGGCATCCGAACATCTATGTCGATGAACCAGTTTCAGCAGAACAGTTATCCAACCGGTAATATGAAGTTAAATCCAATTGATGATTCAAGTGCATTTACAGCTTCCACTAGCTTTCAAAATATCAAAGCTACTGTTAGTAATGCTAATAGTTCTCTTTCCTGCATCCCAAGTAATCACCTGCTAACACATAATTCAAGACTGTTCATAAATCACTCTTCTGTTGGAGGTGCTGCTGTGAAAACAGAACTTTTTAACCATGCCACAAGCGGTTCCTCTAATTCATTAGATTATAATCGGCTCAGCGAAAGCTGGAAGAGTTCAGCTCAGTTTTCTAACTTTGCTGCCAATTCTTCTCCACTGAGTGGGAATTTTAACAATGATCAAATGTCTCACAATAACTTAAAGTTTTCCTCTCTCAGTGCGCATTTTAGGAAAACTCCAGTTGATTTTTCTTCGACGAGCGCCGTTACTGTTCCTTCGGAGGAAATGATGCAATGTCAAGATGGATTACTTGAGAGTGTTGTAAAGGGTGCATGTTACCTGCAGCAGCAAAATGCGGGTTCTGCCTTCAATACTACCTTGGATTCTCTAGCTTCTCCTAATGGAGACAATAGTTCCATGGGACATAGTTTAGCCCAAAATAATAGTCTGCCAACTACTCAGATGCCTGAAGTTGAGAAATTCTATTCAGATGCAAGAATTGAATCAAATGGTGATTGCTTTTTTGAGCAAATGCTTTCTCTAGAAGGATTCATTCAGAGTAATTATGCCTCCTTGGATGACACAATAAGTTAA
- the LOC123909857 gene encoding 50S ribosomal protein L10, chloroplastic, with protein sequence MEATATLLSFSLPSTKTQSFQILNRPINPFNPPTSFKPRPISKTHRFLPSINAAISRTRKEETVETVKDQLENCYLLAGINYKGLTVKQFQELRKSLPETTSLLVAKNTLVYKALEGTQWETLKPCMKGMNVWLFVHTEEIPSAIKPYRDFQKERKLEENDFTGAVFEGKFYGPDEVKKLETLPTRAEIYANLLGSLKSPSSALVTTIQAPARELVLVLKAHIKKLEEQEQGSAV encoded by the coding sequence ATGGAAGCCACTGCAACATTACTCAGCTTTTCTCTTCCATCCACCAAAACCCAATCTTTTCAAATCCTAAACCGACCCATTAACCCATTCAACCCACCCACTTCCTTCAAACCAAGACCCATTTCCAAAACCCACCGTTTTCTCCCTTCCATCAACGCCGCAATTTCACGCACAAGGAAGGAAGAAACAGTTGAAACCGTTAAAGATCAGCTCGAAAACTGTTACCTTCTCGCTGGAATCAACTACAAAGGTTTGACAGTGAAGCAATTTCAAGAACTTCGAAAATCTCTTCCAGAAACAACGAGTCTTTTGGTTGCTAAGAACACTTTGGTGTATAAAGCACTTGAAGGAACTCAATGGGAAACGCTGAAACCATGTATGAAAGGTATGAATGTGTGGTTATTTGTTCATACTGAAGAAATTCCTTCTGCTATTAAGCCTTATAGAGATTTTCAgaaagagagaaagcttgaagAGAATGATTTTACTGGTGCTgtttttgaaggaaaattttATGGTCCTGATGAGGTTAAGAAACTTGAAACTTTGCCAACACGTGCTGAGATTTATGCTAATTTGTTAGGGTCTTTGAAAAGTCCTTCTTCTGCTTTGGTTACTACTATTCAAGCACCTGCTAGAGAACTTGTTTTGGTTCTTAAGGCACATATTAAGAAGCTTGAAGAACAGGAACAGGGTAGTGCTGTTTAA